A DNA window from Vigna unguiculata cultivar IT97K-499-35 chromosome 10, ASM411807v1, whole genome shotgun sequence contains the following coding sequences:
- the LOC114165600 gene encoding uncharacterized protein LOC114165600: MAGECGFNEKARLRTFCQTKWIGQMNGIILDRHRERIQGLSVVGLDVGFDKTVCGVVGGLLQDKIVTVETIIEIIQSLIWAVERLSLGGPELQLIFPRILAWPEVHFKSRRIEKLFQESKICVEWRLREEDKQNIMIREALQLGDEAKSEKSHVDIKLASTKVLLQRLRTHRTRLRMMKDEMTLMREEISLRCHSGIDKGVQHGQGNDGDEVEVDVGERDTDEQLPADDGNVVEGSSGGDVGSGLDMNRASHGGISDGVEPLQAIVPYVPQQPRMTQFKVDYMKLYSSITVFGVPNRVVCNINGQILGTNECWGFGPRKKVDNMTHVLTDSRRMIVKRRQWTLRDYAAYFRAGLIVLEDILSADFLFAPIVNDDHWWCYVVNCKEKKLYVLDSIGHSNKSRRRIDNAVAHNMGLLFGMLMKCSELECPKFEVHCDITPIQPNLYDCGIIVLQMMELWDDEKKFDGNSMPNYTNEQLQLIRQQYIWRWILDVDNIYRQEVLQYYNALL; encoded by the exons ATGGCTGGTGAATGTGGATTCAATGAGAAG GCTCGATTGCGTACTTTTTGTCAGACAAAGTGGATTGGCCAAATGAATGGGATAATCTTAGATAGGCATCGCGAAAGGATTCAGG GGTTGTCGGTTGTTGGGTTAGATGTAGGTTTTGATAAAACTGTTTGTGGGGTAGTGGGTGGACTTTTGCAAGACAAAATAGTAACCGTTGAAACCATTATTGAAATAATTCAGAGTTTG ATTTGGGCTGTAGAAAGACTTTCATTGGGTGGCCCAGAATTGCAGTTAATTTTTCCGAGAATATTGGCGTGGCCGGAAGTTCACTTCAAGTCAAGACGGATTGAGAAGTTGTTCCAGGAGAGcaaa ATATGTGTGGAATGGAGGCTAAGAGAAGAAGACAAGCAAAATATTATGATTCGTGAAGCGTTGCAACTTGGTGACGAAGCAAAGTCTGAAAAATCGCATGTGGATATCAAGTTGGCTTCCACAAAAGTTCTGCTGCAGAGGCTGAGAACCCATAGAACACGGCTACGGATGATGAAGGACGAAATGACTTTGATGCGCGAAGAGATATCATTGAGATGTCATAGTGGAATTGACAAGGGTGTGCAACATGGGCAGGGCAACGACGGTGATGAGGTGGAGGTGGACGTTGGAGAGCGTGACACTGATGAACAACTTCCTGCTGATGATGGAAATGTCGTTGAAGGAAGTAGTGGTGGTGATGTGGGGAGTGGCCTTGATATGAACCGTGCATCCCATGGAGGCATTTCTGATGGAGTTGAACCGCTTCAAGCCATAGTTCCCTATGTTCCACAACAGCCTCGAATGACTCAATTTAAAGTTGATTACATGAAGTTGTATAGCAGTATTACGGTTTTTGGTGTACCAAACAG GGTGGTTTGCAACATCAATGGGCAAATTCTGGGTACGAATGAGTGTTGGGGTTTTGGTCCTAGAAAGAAGGTGGACAATATG ACCCATGTACTGACTGACTCACGGAGGATGATTGTTAAGAGACGTCAATGGACCTTGAGAGACTACGCTGCCTACTTTCGTGCAGGCCTGATTGTGTTGGAGGACATTTTGTCTGCTGATTTT ttGTTTGCTCCCATTGTGAATGACGATCATTGGTGGTGTTATGTCGTCAATTGTAAAGAGAAGAAGTTGTACGTGCTCGATTCGATAGGCCACTCCAACAAAAGTCGTAGAAGAATAGACAACGCAGTT GCTCATAATATGGGATTACTTTTTGGGATGTTGATGAAGTGTTCGGAACTTGAGTGCCCAAAATTTGAAGTTCACTGCGACATAACTCCCATTCAACCGAACTT ATACGATTGTGGCATTATTGTTCTTCAAATGATGGAGTTGTGGGATGATGAGAAGAAATTTGATGGCAATAGCATGCCTAATTACACTAAT GAACAACTTCAACTGATTAGACAACAATACATTTGGCGTTGGATCCTAGATGTTGACAATATCTACAGGCAAGAAGTCCTGCAGTACTACAACGCGCTTTTATAG
- the LOC114165601 gene encoding protein FAR1-RELATED SEQUENCE 5-like, with amino-acid sequence MEPYHSADNIPFEEHFEIHIPNDQAEQVHVKSGLLHNDSGDDIPPKVHMCFDSLDDVKQFYKNYGIRSGFGIRTRTSARGEDNEINYIKLVCSREGNYVSAIPPELKTVPTKAKQCKASITAAKKDGQWFIRSVVTGHSHDISPKKSRLIRGNRKVDMHSRQTVETNDDAGVRINKSFRSLVSEAGGYENVNFIERDVRNYIGQQRRSLCKDGDGQTLLRHFSKMRELNNDFFFEIDMDEDNRICNVFWADARSRAASEDFGDVVSFDTTYLTNKYDMPFAPFVGVNHHGHSILLGCGLVSAEDTRSFVWIFECWLRCMYNKPPEGIVTDQCKAMLNAIGEVFPTTKHRWCLWHIMKKVPEKLQGYTKYKSIKAELKRLVYDSITVGEFELGWDAFIGQYDLSTNDWLTTLFDERHRWVPCYLKSQFWAGMSTTQRSEGLNAFFDGFINSGTTLQQFVVQYDNALRQKAEKEFEADFASSNTTIACGSQSLIERQFQLQYTHAKFAELQNEFRGKINCFVKRVFEEREKNLFNPYTYFIG; translated from the coding sequence ATGGAGCCATATCACTCAGCAGATAACATCCCCTTCGAGGAACATTTCGAAATCCATATACCAAATGATCAGGCTGAACAAGTACACGTCAAAAGTGGTCTGCTTCACAATGACTCCGGAGATGATATTCCACCCAAAGTACACATGTGTTTTGATAGCTTAGATGatgtaaaacaattttataaaaattacggTATTAGAAGCGGCTTTGGTATTCGCACCAGGACTTCAGCAAGGGGCGAAGACAATGAAATCAACTACATCAAGTTGGTGTGTTCACGAGAGGGAAATTATGTGTCCGCTATTCCCCCGGAATTGAAGACCGTCCCAACTAAAGCAAAACAGTGTAAAGCTTCAATCACTGCAGCAAAGAAAGACGGACAATGGTTCATTAGGAGCGTTGTAACTGGTCACAGTCATGACATTAGTCCGAAGAAGTCAAGGCTAATACGGGGCAACCGTAAAGTTGACATGCATTCAAGGCAAACTGTTGAGACTAACGATGACGCTGGTGTCCGAATTAACAAAAGTTTCCGCTCTCTTGTCTCTGAAGCAGGTGGATATGAAAACGTTAACTTCATTGAACGTGATGTTCGCAACTACATTGGTCAACAAAGGCGATCATTGTGTAAGGATGGGGATGGGCAGACCCTTTTAcgacatttttcaaaaatgcGGGAATTAAACAAcgacttcttctttgaaattgacATGGACGAAGACAACCGTATATGTAATGTTTTTTGGGCCGATGCGCGCAGTAGAGCGGCATCTGAGGATTTTGGTGATGTTGTGTCTTTTGACACCACATATCTGACCAACAAATATGACATGCCTTTCGCTCCTTTTGTAGGTGTTAATCACCATGGACACTCCATTTTATTAGGTTGTGGTCTAGTATCAGCTGAAGACACAAGGTCGTTCGTGTGGATTTTTGAATGCTGGCTTCGATGCATGTATAACAAACCACCCGAAGGAATTGTTACCGACCAATGTAAGGCAATGCTTAATGCAATTGGAGAAGTTTTCCCTACTACCAAACATCGATGGTGTCTATGGCACATAATGAAAAAAGTGCCGGAAAAATTGCAAGGTTACACTAAATACAAATCTATCAAGGCTGAATTGAAAAGACTAGTGTATGATTCAATCACGGTGGGTGAGTTTGAGTTGGGATGGGACGCATTTATTGGACAATATGATTTGTCCACAAACGACTGGCTCACTACATTGTTTGACGAGAGACATCGTTGGGTTCCTTGCTATCTTAAAAGTCAGTTTTGGGCTGGAATGTCAACCACCCAAAGGAGTGAAGGCCTCAACGCTTTTTTTGATGGGTTCATTAATTCGGGAACTACTTTGCAACAATTTGTTGTGCAATATGACAACGCACTACGACAAAAGGcagaaaaagaatttgaagCTGACTTTGCTTCATCCAATACCACTATTGCATGTGGATCACAATCTCTTATTGAGAGGCAATTTCAACTACAGTACACGCATGCCAAATTTGCGGAGCTCCAGAACGAATTTAGGGGAAAGATTAATTGTTTCGTCAAAAGGGTGTTCGAAGAACGGGAAAAAAATTTGTTCAACCCTTATACCTATTTCATTGGATAA